A window of the Lactobacillus gasseri ATCC 33323 = JCM 1131 genome harbors these coding sequences:
- a CDS encoding Gfo/Idh/MocA family protein — translation MKLGIIGSGKIVHDFLTIADQIPNLELTALATTKRSHQIGLDLQKEYQITKLYDNNDDLFNDPNVDTVYVAVPNSFHFSISKAALEAGKNVICEKPFVATVDEARELKAIADQKKLIIIEAITNIYLENFKFIEENLDKIAPIHVVNLNYTQYSSRYDAFLAGDIQPAFDPKKDGGALMDLGIYNLHIIIKLFGKPEAVNYFPTMQKNIDTSGILHLSYPDKQASSIAAKDSFSPNVSTIEGEKGALIIYGHPNEMPKVGMQLKGQEVKVINNNKYSHRMVAEFIEFTKIIAQHDFKEADQAFTHSLNTLAVLQEAKSQR, via the coding sequence ATGAAATTAGGTATTATTGGTTCTGGAAAAATTGTCCATGATTTTCTAACAATTGCTGATCAAATTCCCAATCTCGAACTTACAGCTCTTGCAACTACTAAGAGAAGTCATCAAATTGGCCTAGATTTACAAAAAGAATATCAGATCACTAAATTATACGATAATAATGATGACTTATTTAATGATCCTAACGTTGATACTGTTTATGTAGCAGTACCAAATAGTTTTCACTTTTCTATTTCAAAAGCTGCACTTGAAGCAGGTAAAAATGTTATTTGCGAAAAGCCTTTTGTCGCAACTGTTGATGAAGCAAGAGAATTAAAAGCAATTGCTGATCAGAAGAAGCTCATCATTATTGAAGCCATAACTAACATTTATTTGGAAAACTTTAAGTTTATTGAAGAAAATTTAGATAAAATTGCTCCAATTCATGTAGTTAACCTTAACTACACTCAGTATTCTAGTCGCTATGATGCCTTTCTAGCTGGTGATATTCAGCCAGCTTTTGATCCGAAAAAAGACGGTGGTGCTTTGATGGATCTAGGAATTTACAATTTGCACATTATTATCAAACTATTTGGCAAGCCAGAAGCTGTCAATTACTTCCCTACAATGCAGAAAAATATCGACACTTCAGGCATCTTGCACCTAAGTTATCCTGATAAACAAGCTAGTTCAATCGCTGCTAAAGATAGTTTTTCACCGAATGTCAGCACCATTGAAGGTGAAAAAGGCGCATTGATAATTTATGGTCACCCTAATGAAATGCCTAAAGTTGGAATGCAATTAAAAGGACAAGAAGTTAAAGTTATCAACAACAATAAGTACTCTCACCGAATGGTGGCTGAATTCATTGAATTTACTAAAATCATTGCTCAACATGATTTCAAAGAAGCTGATCAAGCTTTTACCCATAGTTTAAATACCTTAGCTGTTTTACAAGAAGCTAAAAGTCAACGTTAA